A section of the Tenrec ecaudatus isolate mTenEca1 chromosome 10, mTenEca1.hap1, whole genome shotgun sequence genome encodes:
- the INIP gene encoding SOSS complex subunit C isoform X2: MLQDKVISLMGFQNKNRVAILAELDKEKRKLLMQNQSSTNHPGASIVLSRPSLNKDFRDHAEQQHIAAQQKAALQHAHAHSSGYFITQDSAFGNLILPVLPRLDPE; encoded by the exons gttttcaaaataaaaatagagttGCAATCTTAGCTGAACTggacaaagagaaaagaaaattactcATGCAGAACCAATCGTCAACAAATCATCCTGGAGCGAG CATCGTGCTCTCGAGACCCTCTCTGAACAAGGACTTCCGGGACCATGCTGAGCAGCAGCACATCGCAGCCCAGCAGAAGGCCGCTCTGCAG CACGCTCATGCACATTCGTCTGGGTACTTCATCACTCAAGACTCCGCGTTTGGGAATCTTATTCTTCCGGTCTTACCTCGCCTTGACCCAGAGTGA
- the INIP gene encoding SOSS complex subunit C isoform X3 produces MAANASGQGFQNKNRVAILAELDKEKRKLLMQNQSSTNHPGASIVLSRPSLNKDFRDHAEQQHIAAQQKAALQHAHAHSSGYFITQDSAFGNLILPVLPRLDPE; encoded by the exons gttttcaaaataaaaatagagttGCAATCTTAGCTGAACTggacaaagagaaaagaaaattactcATGCAGAACCAATCGTCAACAAATCATCCTGGAGCGAG CATCGTGCTCTCGAGACCCTCTCTGAACAAGGACTTCCGGGACCATGCTGAGCAGCAGCACATCGCAGCCCAGCAGAAGGCCGCTCTGCAG CACGCTCATGCACATTCGTCTGGGTACTTCATCACTCAAGACTCCGCGTTTGGGAATCTTATTCTTCCGGTCTTACCTCGCCTTGACCCAGAGTGA
- the INIP gene encoding SOSS complex subunit C isoform X1: MGFGSPFCTSPFIHYGFQNKNRVAILAELDKEKRKLLMQNQSSTNHPGASIVLSRPSLNKDFRDHAEQQHIAAQQKAALQHAHAHSSGYFITQDSAFGNLILPVLPRLDPE; this comes from the exons atgggctttgggtctccattctgcacttcccccttcattcactatg gttttcaaaataaaaatagagttGCAATCTTAGCTGAACTggacaaagagaaaagaaaattactcATGCAGAACCAATCGTCAACAAATCATCCTGGAGCGAG CATCGTGCTCTCGAGACCCTCTCTGAACAAGGACTTCCGGGACCATGCTGAGCAGCAGCACATCGCAGCCCAGCAGAAGGCCGCTCTGCAG CACGCTCATGCACATTCGTCTGGGTACTTCATCACTCAAGACTCCGCGTTTGGGAATCTTATTCTTCCGGTCTTACCTCGCCTTGACCCAGAGTGA
- the INIP gene encoding SOSS complex subunit C isoform X4 codes for MQNQSSTNHPGASIVLSRPSLNKDFRDHAEQQHIAAQQKAALQHAHAHSSGYFITQDSAFGNLILPVLPRLDPE; via the exons ATGCAGAACCAATCGTCAACAAATCATCCTGGAGCGAG CATCGTGCTCTCGAGACCCTCTCTGAACAAGGACTTCCGGGACCATGCTGAGCAGCAGCACATCGCAGCCCAGCAGAAGGCCGCTCTGCAG CACGCTCATGCACATTCGTCTGGGTACTTCATCACTCAAGACTCCGCGTTTGGGAATCTTATTCTTCCGGTCTTACCTCGCCTTGACCCAGAGTGA